The genomic stretch GCCAGAAGCCTTACGACGAGTGAAGGATATGCCTGAAGGGGGGTGTGTAATACTGGCGATGAGGACGCGAGTTTTAGATCATTACGTGCCATTTATTAGAATGCCAACTTTGTTCGCGCCCACGAATCAAGTGTTCCATTCCCCGAACGCCCAACCAACCTCCAAGAGCAGCACTGCAAACTCGTAACCCTTTCTGGCAGAACCCACCTGCAACCAAGTAGAATATTTGTCAGCTCTCACTCCTCAGCCCTCCATGTTCTAGATGCGGGGAAATATTGAAGGGGAAGCAAGGTTGCGAAACATCACTATTGACGTCTTTTCTGATGGTGTGGAGACGATCCGAGGCTCGCTTTCCCTCTTTGACCGTCTTGTTGGTGCAAGGTCGGGCAAACCTGCTGCGGGGAAGCAACATGGAACATTCAGAATGCAACCTCACGCATGCATGGAAGGGGCCCAACTGCATCGTCTGCAGGCATCGGTATTCTCTGAGGGTGGTTCCAGAAAGAAGAATAAGTAGCGCTGGGTGGTACCGCAGGTATTTCAGTTGAGCCTCTTCTCGTCTTGTCTGCCTGCCACCTTCTAGACACTCACTTGGACTGCATCGTCAGTCTGCAACGGTAACATCATGGGCTCAGCTGCTGACTTCCCCAAGATTGACTTTACGGTAcgctcaaccccccccctctcgtTGCTGACGAAAAGTCGTCACTGACAGACAATGATGATTGGCAGTCCAATTTtcaaaacatcatcaacaacgctCTCTCGTCCACCCCCGAGACCCGTCAGGCTGTCGACCCAAGCACAGAGGAGCTTCTCTATCATGTTCCCCTGTCCAAGCAGGCTGATGTCGACAAGGCCGTCTCCGTTGCCAAAGCTGCCTTTCCCGCGTGGAAGGCGCTGTCCTATGACGAGCGGGCGGGGTATCTCGGTCGGTATGCTGACGCGATTGAGGCTAACGTTTCCGGACTCCAAGAGCTTCTGATGAAGGAGGCTGGCAAGCCTGTTAGCAACGCCGCAGGGGAGCTGCAGTTTGCCATTGCCCATGTGAGGGAGACGGCCAAGCTGAGGATCGAGGATGACTTGATTGAGGATActgaggaggttggtttggtttgcATGCTGATTTGCCAAAGGGGTCGCTGACAGCTCACAACAGAGAAGAGCGACCGTCCGGTACCTTCCCATGGGAGTTGGCGTTGGCATCATCCCCTGGAACTACCCCGTCCTTTTGGGCCTGGGCAAGCTTGGTCCCGCCGTCCTCACCGGCAACACCTTTATCTGGAAGCCATCGCCTTTCTCTCCCTACACGGCGCTCAAGCTGGGCGAGATTGCTGCGCAGATATTCCCACCGGGTGTTGTGCAAGTTCTGAGCGGTGATGAGAGCTTGGGACCACTCTTTACTGCTCACCCCGATGTAGCCAAAATCAGCTTCACGGGTTCGTCTGCGACGGGCAAGAAGGTCATGCAGGCTTGTGCCAGCACGCTCAAGAGGCTGACGTTGGAATTGGGTGGGAATGACGCGTCGATTATTtatgatgatgttgatgtggcCCAGGTGGTTCAGAAGGTACGTTTTGCCTGATGCTCAAGACCAAGCAAGGTACTTAATGAACCTAACACAATAAAAGATCGGACCCATGGCATTCATGCACTCTGGTCAGATCTGCATGGACATCAAGCGCCTTTACGTGCACGAGAAGATCTACGACGAGTTCCTCGCTGCCTTTGTCCAGGTGGTCAAGTCGTTCAaggtcggaggaggaggtgatcCCGAGGCATTCCTGGGCCCGGTCCAAAATCGGATGCAGTTTGAAAAGGTCAAGGACCTGTACTCGGAGATTGGCAAGCAGAAGTGGCAAGTCGCCACCGGTGGTGAGCCTGTCGCCTGCGATGGCAAGAAGGGCTTCTTCCTGCCGCCTACCATCATCGACAACCCGCCGGATGACAGCCGCAtcgtggtggaggagcctTTTGGGCCCATTATGCCTGTTCTCAAATGgagcgatgaggatgaggtggttAGGCGGGcgaacaacaccaacatggGATTGGGGGCTTCGGTTTGGAGCAATGATATTGAAAAGGCCGAGAGGCTGGCTAGGAGGCTGGAGGCGGGGAGCACTTGGGTGAACAGTCATTTTGAGCTGTCGCCTTATGTTCCCTTTGGTGGGCACAAGTGGAGCGGTGTTGGAATGGATTGGGGCATTGTTGGGTTGAAGGGGTGGTGCAACACTCAGGCGAGCTGGGTGAGGAAGAagttttgagggggagggggggtgatgtATTCTGTCAAAGGCAACACTTGAGTTCGGTGCATGTTTTTCTACATCATTATGTTGACGGATGAAATGAACTGCGGAGTTGAAGAgaagcacctaatcggcgATTGTAATACCCAAGGCATGGCACCGACCCGGGGCGTCAAACCCAACGTTGTGCTTATTCTGTGTTGATAGAAGAACATGAGATAAGTATGTCGGTCTCATGTTTCGGTCATAGAGAATGAAACGCAAGTGTTGTTGCGCGGCGCAGACACCAGCCCGGCCGCGATCAAGACATAGGTAGGACGGTAGATAAGACGACGGCCAATGGCCATGGCCGGTCTGGCTGCTCGAAACCAGATTGGCCCGCGGGCTTGAAATATGTTCTCTTTTGGCCTGCCTTGCATGCTGTGTATCTAGGTACCTAGTGATCCAACGCTTGAAGTGTGGTTACCAAGGCGTCGTCGGTCAATGAAACCTCAAACGTACCAGACCTGCAAACATTTCACACTCCCGAAATCCCCAATTCTTATAAGAGAGTCCGAGTCGCCCGTGTATTCACCTTCATTCAATCATTCATCCCCGCTCACAAACAAAACATTACCAACTTCGTCACTTCAAACTCGAGACTTTTGGTCTAACTCTACAAAATGAAGGTAAGGCTCACCGGATGGTGTTCAATGCCTTTGCAGATTGTTCCTGACGCAAATTTGAATTTAGCTTATCACCATtctcatcctctccgccacGGCGGTGCTTGCCGCCCCAGCACCTGCTCCTGCCCAGGTCGAAGCCCGAGCCTGCCCGGAGAACCCTGATGACTGCCTTTCGACATTCACATGAACTGCTATTGGCCAGAGAAGATGCGCCTCAAAAGAAAAGTACTCGGGGAATACGGTGGATTTCATGAAGAACAGTCTTGAAGAGTTAATACATTCCTACCCTTGTGGTACTGTACTTGCTGTGCGAGCGAATGCGTGCTCGTGATTGGGCCGCTTATAACTGAGAACCTTGTCGTGGGATATCTCATGTGCTTCCAAAAAAGATGCCAGAATGATGTTTCCCCCATTGGATACCTTATGTAGGAAAGGCTCTTGTTAATGTCATGGTCATCACTCCTCGCTCCTCAACACCGTGCCATTCACGGTGCAGAGACACATCCGGCTCCGGGGTCCACTTTTCCGGCACTTCCCCTCCCCGGGCCTTGCGAGCCGCTCCCGGCTAAATGCGGAGTGGGGCATCCAACACGGCTGTAGCAGCGGACTGAGAGCACCTGGAGTCTCCCCTCATGTTCAACCTCGACCATAAGAGGCATCCATCGGGCATTCCGGCGAGACGTCGTCAAGCTGCCCAAAgcaaaccaaccaacca from Podospora pseudopauciseta strain CBS 411.78 chromosome 3, whole genome shotgun sequence encodes the following:
- a CDS encoding hypothetical protein (COG:E; EggNog:ENOG503NUDW) gives rise to the protein MGSAADFPKIDFTSNFQNIINNALSSTPETRQAVDPSTEELLYHVPLSKQADVDKAVSVAKAAFPAWKALSYDERAGYLGRYADAIEANVSGLQELLMKEAGKPVSNAAGELQFAIAHVRETAKLRIEDDLIEDTEERRATVRYLPMGVGVGIIPWNYPVLLGLGKLGPAVLTGNTFIWKPSPFSPYTALKLGEIAAQIFPPGVVQVLSGDESLGPLFTAHPDVAKISFTGSSATGKKVMQACASTLKRLTLELGGNDASIIYDDVDVAQVVQKIGPMAFMHSGQICMDIKRLYVHEKIYDEFLAAFVQVVKSFKVGGGGDPEAFLGPVQNRMQFEKVKDLYSEIGKQKWQVATGGEPVACDGKKGFFLPPTIIDNPPDDSRIVVEEPFGPIMPVLKWSDEDEVVRRANNTNMGLGASVWSNDIEKAERLARRLEAGSTWVNSHFELSPYVPFGGHKWSGVGMDWGIVGLKGWCNTQASWVRKKF